The following DNA comes from Gemmatimonadaceae bacterium.
GCGCGCCGCTTTCTCTGACAGGACTCGCGCAATCGTCGTCAACACGCCGCACAACCCCACTGGCAGGGTGTTCACCCGCGATGAGATGTCACTCATTGCCAGTCTCTGCCAGCGGCATGACGCTATCGCAATCACCGACGAGATCTACGAACACATCCGCTACGCGGGGGGCCATCATTGCCTTGCGACGTGGCCGGGAATGCGCGACCGAACGGTGACGATATCGGGTCTGTCGAAGACCTTCTGCTGTACGGGGTGGAGGCTCGGCTATGCCATCGCTCCGTTTGAGTTCACCTCGCCGATCCGCAAGGTTCATGATTTTCTTACCGTGGGTGCTCCTGCGCCACTGCAGGCCGCGGGAGCGATCGGGATGGCATTCGATGCTGATTATTACAACCATATTGCGCTCGAATACCGGGAGCGCCGCGACCTGATGGTCGGGGCGCTGAATGACGCCGGGTTCAAGTTCTCAGCACCTGAGGGCGCGTACTACATACTTGCCGACTTCACCGATCTGAGCGATCTCCGCGGTATTGACTTCGCGATGTGGCTGGCGAAGGAGATTGGTGTTGCGACAGTGCCGGGGACGAGCTTTTATCACGAGCCGAAGCTCGGCGAGAACGTGACGCGGTTTGCGTTTTGTAAGAAGCTCGAGACACTGGTACGGGCGGCGGAGCGGTTGGTGGGGATGGCGGCGCGGGTGTAGATACAGAGTTCCAGCTTATAGTCCGAGTGCGATTCTCAACGCGGCGTTGAGGGCTGCGGCTTTTTTGACGGACAGGGATCCAAGGTAGTTCGTAAGGGCTGACTTTTGGACCAGCACGAGCTGGTCGCAATTGATAACGGAAGCGTGCTTCAGCCCCTCGGCTATACCAATGGCGACTTCGGTAGAGCGTCCGTCGTTGTTGGTATTTACCGGCGCGCAAACGACTTTGTCGGCTTTGGAGTCGCAAAGAGTCTGGCGGCTGACAATGACGACTGGTCGCGAGCGCCTGGGATCATCCCCTGCTGGCGGGGAGACCAGGTAGAGCTCGCCTCGCCTAACGCTCATTCCGGCCAGGCCTGCAGCTCCAATACGCGGTCGGACTCGCGATTTGTGACTTTGGCCGAAGCGTTGATGGCTTCGAGGTCCCGCTCGTTGCGCGACCGATTTACGAGCCGCCGCAAGTACGCACGGAGCGCTCGCTCAATGAGCGCCGAGCGTTGGGTCTTGCCCGCCACTGCGTCGGCTGCCCGGATTATTTCGCCCGACAGGCTTACGGAGGTCTTCTCCTTTTTTTCTCGGCGGGCCAGTAGCCGGCCAACCTCAGCCAGGGTTTTGCCGGTTATGGTGGTTTTCATACCACCTAAAGTAGGACATATTTTGCTACCTCTCAATGTCGATACGGATCATTTGCTGCAAATTTCGTCTTGTATGGCCACGGCACCGCGCGGAGAAATGACGAGTTCGGCCGTTGAGCGCAGGGGCCTTTTTGCGGATCAAGGCAGAGCCGCCCGCTCCAGCTGTTGCGCCGCCCACTTATTGATACTCATTCCCGCACGTTCGGCAGCACGCGTGATCGCGCGATGGATTGCCGGGTCGACGCGAAGCACGAATCTTCCCGAGAAAGGCTGTTCGGGAGACTCTCCCTGTTCCCGGCAAAACACGAAGTATTCCTGGATCGATTTTGCGAATTCACGTCTGAGCTCCCTCATCGAGGTCCCCTTGAAGTTCACGACGTCCGAGATGTTGATGACGGTGCCATGGAACCCGTCGTTCTCCTCATCCACTTCGATTCGGCCCACGTAGCCTTTGTATTCGATGGTTGCCATCGTGGCAGCTCCAGAAGGTTTCATGGTTTGATCCCGGCGCGCTCGAGGAATTCTCTCATGTTCCTCAATGCATTCCGGTCTGTAAGCGGCGATGGGTGCGGCCGGTGAAAGACCGCTCGCTTCCCGTTCAGGCTCAGCGCCACCCTCGAGCCCTTTCGCTCTGACAGACTTCCGCCCAGCGCCGCGACAAGTGATTCGACGTCGGACCACCTGACACCTTGAGGCACCGGCTGTCTGAACACCGCGTCAAGTGTGCGCCGCTGATTCGAGTTAAGCTTTGATGATATCATTTCCGGTGTCATGTATCAAGCTGACGCCGGCCCCGCCCGTCCGCGGAGGAGGGGTCAGCCTGGCAATTTGCTTCACGGGATGCACGTTGTTCGGACACGCTCAGCGGGGGCTTGAGCCCGACGAGGCCGATCAGCAACCTCGTCAGGGTAGCACGATGTCAGACGGGAGCGTAACCTTTGCTGCCCTGTTCACTCCACTTCACCGCTTCTCTTTTACGCGAGTCCAGCCCAGTCACCTTACGACCCTCAACGGCCAGGGAATCGTCCGATTCGTCGACCTATAATATCGACCTTGAATTCAGATGAATGTGTACGTTTATCCAACAGACCATAGCTGGTTCCGGTTCCTACAGAGCGTTCCGAAACTCGATGAGGTCAATTTCTGGCAGCCCGGTGGCGGGAGCGCATTCAACCGTCTTGCGCCAGGAGACCTGTTCCTCTTCAGGCTGAAGTGTCCCATCAACAGGATCGTCGGTGGCGGTGTCTTCGCGCACTCGTCGGTCTACCCGATTGACCTGGTTGATCCAGGCACCGCCCGGTGCGCGCGGCCTCGTCGACGAAATAGTCGAGCGGCTCATCTCGAAGTTCAGTCCGAGGAGGATCTATCTCTTCGGCAGCCGCGCGCGCGCTGATGCTCACGCCGACAGCGATTATGATTTTCTCATCGAGGTCGATGCCCTGCCACCGGACATTGCGCTGACTCAGGGCATGATGTGGCTTCGTGATTTTCCGCGCACCGAGGTTCAGGTCCACGTTCGGTCGCCGGACGGATTCGAGCGAAAGAAGGATGATCCTGGAACGGTCGACTGGGATGTCGTACGGGAAGGAATCCTGCTTTTTGCGCTGGAGGATTTGCCGGCAATGAGGGCCGGGGCTGCTCCGAACATGGTCCGGGAAGGAGCCCGCAAGCCGCCACGCTCGCTCGGAGGCTGGTTGAGACACGCGGACGAACACATGAGGGGCTCGCAGGGTGCGGCCGCGCCGATCTCCGGGGATATCGAACCACCGGTCACAGTTACTGAAGCCCAGGCGCGCCGTGCCTTTGCTATCGCCGAGCGCATCGAGGCGGCTGTTCGCGCGCGCCTCCGATGACATCCAAAGTCACCCAGCCAATCCTCGTCTCGCCTTACGACAGCATCGCGGACGTCAGCAACATCCTCGATGAACCAATCCTGGCCTTCGTCTGACGGCCGCGTGCAGCTCAAACGCGAATGACGGACTCGGGCCCGCCACGACTCAAATCAGATCTTGCAACTGGACAACTTTGAGCCCCGGGATCTTTGGCAACTTCAGGTCATTAGTCACGAACGTTGAACATCCCGACGCAAGCGCCGCCGAAAGCTGGATAGCGTCCATCGTTCGCAGACCGTGCGACGCGCGCAGATACGCTGCGGCGCGCAATTGTGAGTGATCGAGCGCGACCAGCCGAACCCCCCGGCTTCGCGTCAGCAGCTGTTCATATTTCGTGGCGAGCGGAGCGTCGTCGTTGCGATAGGGCATCACGAGCAACTCGAGTAGCGTTACAGCCGAAGTGACAATGGTGATGCCACCTGCGTCCGCCGCTTCGAATATCGGTTCGACCAACGGCAGGTACTTTCGATGCGCCTCGATGTAGTAGATGAAAATGGACGTATCGAGCCCAACAGATCCGCTGCCGACGTTCAGAGGCTCCATTCATCCCGTTCAGCATTGACGTAGGCGGCTGCGTCGATTCCGCCCCAGGCGTTTTTTCCGAGTCCCTTCAACTGCAGGATTGATAACGGCTCCGGCTCGCTCAGGGCGTGAGCGAGAATGTCGGTCACTTCCTGCGCGACGGATCGCCTGCGTGCCTTCGCGCGAGCTTTGAGGTGGCGGTACAGCGAATCGGGCAGGTTCTTGACGTTGAGCGTTGCCATAGTCTCCTCCCTTATTCCTCCAATATGGAGGAAACTCACTGCTGCGTCAACTCATCGAGAACGGAGCCGATAACGGAGCCGGTTCTTGCACAGGAAATTCTTTCTTCGTGCTTCCGTGCCTGCGTGGCCATTCGGACTTCAGCCAATATGGTTTCCCTGCTTCGGGATATATTTGGTAGTGTCGGCATCACGCCTCGCCATAGACTTGCCACGGACATGACCCGCCCGGAAATCACGACCCCCGACGAGCTGCCCGAAGACTCACCCGCTGAGCTATCGCTCCGCCCGCAGCGGCTCTCTGAGTTCATCGGCCAGCCGAAGGTGAAGGAAAGCATGCGCATCTACATCGATGCCGCCATCAGCCGCCGCGAGCCACTCGACCATACGCTATTTTTCGGCCCCGCCGGACTCGGCAAAACCACCCTCGCTGAGCTCATTGCCCGAGAGATGGGGGTCAACGTTCGAAACACGTCGGGGCCCGCGCTCGAAAAGCCGGGTGATCTCGTTGGGACCCTCACTAATTTGCGGGAGGGCGACATCCTGTTCATCGACGAGATTCACCGCCTGCGCCCGATCATCGAGGAATTCCTCTATCCCGCGATGGAGGATTACCGAATCGACATCCGGCTCTCCGAGGGGCCCAAGGCGCAGACGATTACGATGCCGATAGAACGGTTCACGCTCGTTGGTGCAACAACGCGCCTCGGCCTGCTGACGCCGCCGATGCGGGCGCGGTTCGGCATCGAGCAACGACTCAATTTCTATCCGGCAAGCGATCTCGAGACGATCGTGCGGCGAACGGCGGAAGTCCTGAAGGTGAGAATCGACGACGGCGGTGCCAAGGAGATCGCCTGCCGATCGCGTGGGACGCCGAGAGTTGCGAATCGGCTGCTGCGGCGCATTCGCGATTACGCGCAGGTCAAATCCGGCGGAGACATCACGCGATCCGTTGCCCAGGATGCGTTGCGCCTGCTCGACGTTGACCAATTCGGACTCGACGATATGGATACCCGGATTCTGAAAACGATCATCGAAAAATTCGATGGCGGGCCGGTCGGAGTCGGCACGATCGCCGCGGCGGTTGGCGAGGATGCGAACACGATCGAGGAAGTGTACGAGCCATTCCTGGTGCAGAATGGATTCCTGCAACGCACCCCGCGCGGGCGCATGGCTACTGCGCAGGCTTACCGTCACTTCGGCTTCACGATGCCCGGTGACTCGTCGCAGCCGAATCTGTTTTGAGAATCAGGCATCTGCCCGAAGCGGACAGTGTGACACGGTGCGATCACCGCGATGTAATTGACTGAGTGAGAGCCGATCAATCACTCAAATCCCGGACATTCCCGGTGCGACCGGCTCGCGAACTCGCGACTACGATTTCCACCTCCCTGACGATCGAATAGCGCAGGCACCGGCCGCACGCCGGGATGAGAGCCGCCTGATGATCGTGCACCGTGAATCCGGAGAAATTCTGCACGGCACTTTCAGGGATGTTGCCTCGCTCATTCAGCCCGGCGATACCCTCGCGCTCAACACTACGCGCGTCATTCGCGCTCGCCTCATCGGCACCCGCGACTCGGGTGCCCCTGCCGAGGTCCTGCTGCTGAAGTCCCTTGGAGCCGGCAGATACGAGGCAATGGTCAACCCCGGCAGCAAACTGAAGCCGGGGCGACACGTTCACGTCGGCCCCGAACTGAAGGTCGAGATAATCGAGTTGACGGACCGCGGGACACGTATCGTGCACCTGCGCTCCCCGCTGCCTGTCGAAGCCGCCATTGAGCAGTACGGTCATGTTCCGCTGCCGCCGTACATCCGGCGGCCGGACGACGCCCAGGACTCAACCAGGTACCAGACGGTGTATGCCGCGGAATCCGGATCGGTTGCAGCGCCGACGGCTGGACTCCACTTCACGAATGAACTGCTGATGAAACTGCACGAGAAGAATGTGGAGCGGGCCGATCTGGTGTTGCATGTGGGAGCAGGGACGTTCAAGCCGATTGATCTCGAAGATCCCGCCGGGCATGTGATGCACGAGGAGTCGTTCGCGGTTTCCGCGGCGGCCGCAGCGACACTTAACGCCACGCATGCGCGCGGGGGATCCATCTGGGCGGTAGGGACGACATCGGTGCGGACACTTGAGAGTGCCGTCCAGCCCGATGGCACTTTCTCGGAGCGGAGTGGCGACACGCGAATATTCATCCGGCCGCCGTACTCGTTTCGCGCCACGGACCGGCTCATCACGAACTTTCATCTCCCTCGTTCGACGCTGCTGATGCTCGTGGCGGCATTCGCCGGCTACGAGCTCACGATGCGAGCATACCGCGTTGCCATTCGCGAAGGGTACCGGTTCTACTCTTACGGCGATGCGATGGTGGTTCTTTAGAGGTCGCAGAGGCCGAACTACGAAAAATGAGTTTTCCTGTTTCCATTCCGCGCGCTCAGGCTGCCAGAACCCTCCCCGCCGTTCCCCCGCCGTGGGATGCTTCCTACATTCCGCCGGTGCCCTTCGATTTCACCATCCAGGCAACCTCCGGCTCAGCCCGCGCAGGCCTCTTCACTACTCCGCACGGCCCGGTAGAGACCCCGGCCTTCATGCCGGTCGGAACCCTTGCCACCGTAAAAGCATTGGACCCCATGGATCTCACCGCCATGGGAGCATCGATGATTCTCTCGAACGCATACCACCTCCACCTCCGCCCCGGCGACGAACTTGTCCGCGAAATGGGCGGGCTTCACCAATTCATGTGCTGGAACGGACCGATTCTCACGGACTCGGGCGGATTTCAGGTCTTCTCCCTGGCGGGCCTGCGCAAAGTCAGTGAAGACGGCGTGGAATTCCGGAGTCACATCGATGGATCCAGCCGGTTCTTTACGCCTGAGAGTGTCATGCAGATCGAGCGAAACCTCGGCGCCGATGTAGTCATGCAGCTCGACCATGTCATCCCGGGACAATCCGGCGAATCACCGGCGCGGGAAGCGAGCGAACGCAGCATCCGCTGGCTCGCGCGCTGCCTGGCGGAATTCGGAAAGCTCGACAACCTCGACGATGGCCGAGCTGGGTCACAGACATTATTCCCCATCGTCCAGGGAGGTATCCACACCGTCCTCAGACGCGAAGCCGCCATGTCGATAATCGGAATGAACGACTGGCACGGCTTCGGCATCGGAGGACTTTCCGTGGGAGAGGCAAAACCGGCCATGTACGAGATGCTGGATGCCATGAATGACGTCCTGCCAGCTCACCGCCCGCGTTATCTCATGGGCGTCGGATTCCCCGACGATCTCATCGAAGGTATCAGACGAGGAGTGGACCTTTTCGATTGCGTGGCACCGACCCGAATGGGCCGCAACGGCTCCGCGTTCACCGCCGACGGCCGGCTCAACATCAAGCGCAGCGCGTTCAGAAACGACCCGCGGCCTCTCGATGAAGCATGCCTGTGCGCGGCGTGTACCCGGTTTTCGCGAGCCTACATCCGCCACCTGTTCGTCAGCGACGAAATACTCGGGCTCCGCCTGCTGTCACTGCACAATGTACATTTCCTCCTCTCGCTCGCCCGTGACGCGAGGGCGGCAATCGCGTGCGATACCATGCACAGCTGGAGCACCGAATGGCTGGCCCGCTATCATGCGAATAACCTGGTAACACAATGACTGATTTTTTCCCGAGCATCTTCCTCCTGCAACTGCCATCCAACACCATGATCGGCCCCATCTTCATGTATGGAGCCATCTTCGCGATCTTCTATTTCATTCTGATCCGGCCACAGCAGAAACAACGCAAGCAGCACGAAGCACTGATCCGGGCGGTAAAACGAGGCGATGAGATAGCGACCACCGGTGGCATTGTCGGTGAGGTCATCCACATTCGCGATACGGTCGCAGAGGGTAGCAAGAGTGTGCCATCGGAAGACCGCATCACCATCAAGTCGGGCGAGTCGCGTCTCGTCATCGAAAGGGGAAGGATAGCGCGCGTTATCCGCGCTGCCGGAGCACCCGCCGAGGGGTGACGATACTCGGCATTCGGGTGCTGGGTGATCCGGTACTGCGCCAGTCCACCGAGCCCCTTATCGAGGTAACCGACGACACTCGTGCGCTTATCTCCGACATGTTCGACACGATGCATGCCGCCGAGGGCATCGGTCTCGCCGCGCCGCAGGTGGGAAGAAGCGAGCGGGTTGCGGTCATGGATGTCGATGGCGCCAGCTATGCGCTCGTGAATCCCGAAATCATCGAGCGGGAGGGCAGCGCACGCGGCGAGGAAGGCTGTCTGTCGATACCGGAAGTGTTTGGCGAAGTCGACAGAGCGACACGCGTGGTTGTTCGCGCACTCGACGAGAACGGACAGCAGATTGAAGTCGAGGCGACGGAACTTCTCGCGCGTTGCATTCAGCACGAAGTCGATCACCTCGACGGCAAGCTCTTCCTCGACTACCTGAGCGTTCTCAAGCGCCGCTCGGCGCTCTCCAGATGGGACCGCCTGAAGAATGACTACCCGGGCTTTATCCGCCGGGTGGTCCTGGAGCGCCGCGGTCCGGAGCACAGCGAGGGCGAGCTGTAGGTGCGGGTCCTTTTCTGGGGGACACCCGAGTTTGCGGCCGTGCCGCTGCGAACTCTGATCGGCGAAGGCTTCGACGTTATCGGTGTCGTCACGAGAGAGGACAAGCCACAGGGAAGGTCGCGTGTTCTGACGGCACCGCCGGTAAAGCAGATTGCCATCGACGAACGGATTCCCTGTTTCCAGCCGGCAACTCCGAAGGATTCGGAATTCCTCGACACGGTGTCCGTGATGCAGCCGGATATCTCGGTCGTCGTGGCTTACGGGCACATTCTGCCGCAGAAAGTCATCGATCTTCCAGCGCTCGGAACACTGAATATTCACGCATCGTTGCTGCCGGCCCTGCGCGGTGCGGCGCCGATTCAGGCAGCGATACGCCAGGGATTCACGGAAACCGGTATTACGATCATGCGAATGGTTCCGGCGCTCGACGCCGGGCCGGTGATCCTTCAGGCGTCGGTTCCGGTGCTCGACGACGAAACGTACGGTGAGCTGCAGCTTCGGCTCGCCGAGCTCGGCGCTGTGGCGATGATAGAGGCGCTGGCGCTCATCTCGATCGGAGAAGCGAAGGACGCTCCGCAGGATGATGCGATGGCAACCTACGCCCGTAAGGTTACGCGTGACGATGCCCGAATTGACTGGTCGATGCACGCTTCGGACGCCGCGCGTGTAATCCGGGCTTTCGATCCGCGTCCCGGAGCGTTTACCTCCGTCAATCAAACCGACGTGAAGATGTTTGGCCCTCGCTCTGTCAACCCGGGTGTGCGCGATCAGGAGCAATCCACGCCGGGAACGGTTCTCTCAACCGACGATGGACTGGTCATTGCCTGCGGGTCGGGCGCACTTCGAATAGAAGAAGTACAGCCGGCGGGCAGAAGCAGAATGAGCTTCACCCAG
Coding sequences within:
- a CDS encoding aminotransferase class I/II-fold pyridoxal phosphate-dependent enzyme — protein: MPSATAHRASTFSESVIREMTRVANQYGAINLAQGFPDFPMPAPMKDAACAAIHGDINQYAITWGTPALRLAIAEKYRRWYDMDLDAEREITVTCGATEAMAAVFLALINPGDEVIIFEPFYENYGPDAILAGAKPVFVPLEGLDWKLDPERLRAAFSDRTRAIVVNTPHNPTGRVFTRDEMSLIASLCQRHDAIAITDEIYEHIRYAGGHHCLATWPGMRDRTVTISGLSKTFCCTGWRLGYAIAPFEFTSPIRKVHDFLTVGAPAPLQAAGAIGMAFDADYYNHIALEYRERRDLMVGALNDAGFKFSAPEGAYYILADFTDLSDLRGIDFAMWLAKEIGVATVPGTSFYHEPKLGENVTRFAFCKKLETLVRAAERLVGMAARV
- a CDS encoding type II toxin-antitoxin system PemK/MazF family toxin, translated to MSVRRGELYLVSPPAGDDPRRSRPVVIVSRQTLCDSKADKVVCAPVNTNNDGRSTEVAIGIAEGLKHASVINCDQLVLVQKSALTNYLGSLSVKKAAALNAALRIALGL
- a CDS encoding type II toxin-antitoxin system HicB family antitoxin codes for the protein MATIEYKGYVGRIEVDEENDGFHGTVINISDVVNFKGTSMRELRREFAKSIQEYFVFCREQGESPEQPFSGRFVLRVDPAIHRAITRAAERAGMSINKWAAQQLERAALP
- a CDS encoding type II toxin-antitoxin system HicA family toxin; this translates as MISSKLNSNQRRTLDAVFRQPVPQGVRWSDVESLVAALGGSLSERKGSRVALSLNGKRAVFHRPHPSPLTDRNALRNMREFLERAGIKP
- a CDS encoding nucleotidyltransferase domain-containing protein, whose protein sequence is MTWLIQAPPGARGLVDEIVERLISKFSPRRIYLFGSRARADAHADSDYDFLIEVDALPPDIALTQGMMWLRDFPRTEVQVHVRSPDGFERKKDDPGTVDWDVVREGILLFALEDLPAMRAGAAPNMVREGARKPPRSLGGWLRHADEHMRGSQGAAAPISGDIEPPVTVTEAQARRAFAIAERIEAAVRARLR
- a CDS encoding type II toxin-antitoxin system VapC family toxin: MEPLNVGSGSVGLDTSIFIYYIEAHRKYLPLVEPIFEAADAGGITIVTSAVTLLELLVMPYRNDDAPLATKYEQLLTRSRGVRLVALDHSQLRAAAYLRASHGLRTMDAIQLSAALASGCSTFVTNDLKLPKIPGLKVVQLQDLI
- the ruvB gene encoding Holliday junction branch migration DNA helicase RuvB yields the protein MTRPEITTPDELPEDSPAELSLRPQRLSEFIGQPKVKESMRIYIDAAISRREPLDHTLFFGPAGLGKTTLAELIAREMGVNVRNTSGPALEKPGDLVGTLTNLREGDILFIDEIHRLRPIIEEFLYPAMEDYRIDIRLSEGPKAQTITMPIERFTLVGATTRLGLLTPPMRARFGIEQRLNFYPASDLETIVRRTAEVLKVRIDDGGAKEIACRSRGTPRVANRLLRRIRDYAQVKSGGDITRSVAQDALRLLDVDQFGLDDMDTRILKTIIEKFDGGPVGVGTIAAAVGEDANTIEEVYEPFLVQNGFLQRTPRGRMATAQAYRHFGFTMPGDSSQPNLF
- the queA gene encoding tRNA preQ1(34) S-adenosylmethionine ribosyltransferase-isomerase QueA; the encoded protein is MPGATGSRTRDYDFHLPDDRIAQAPAARRDESRLMIVHRESGEILHGTFRDVASLIQPGDTLALNTTRVIRARLIGTRDSGAPAEVLLLKSLGAGRYEAMVNPGSKLKPGRHVHVGPELKVEIIELTDRGTRIVHLRSPLPVEAAIEQYGHVPLPPYIRRPDDAQDSTRYQTVYAAESGSVAAPTAGLHFTNELLMKLHEKNVERADLVLHVGAGTFKPIDLEDPAGHVMHEESFAVSAAAAATLNATHARGGSIWAVGTTSVRTLESAVQPDGTFSERSGDTRIFIRPPYSFRATDRLITNFHLPRSTLLMLVAAFAGYELTMRAYRVAIREGYRFYSYGDAMVVL
- the tgt gene encoding tRNA guanosine(34) transglycosylase Tgt produces the protein MSFPVSIPRAQAARTLPAVPPPWDASYIPPVPFDFTIQATSGSARAGLFTTPHGPVETPAFMPVGTLATVKALDPMDLTAMGASMILSNAYHLHLRPGDELVREMGGLHQFMCWNGPILTDSGGFQVFSLAGLRKVSEDGVEFRSHIDGSSRFFTPESVMQIERNLGADVVMQLDHVIPGQSGESPAREASERSIRWLARCLAEFGKLDNLDDGRAGSQTLFPIVQGGIHTVLRREAAMSIIGMNDWHGFGIGGLSVGEAKPAMYEMLDAMNDVLPAHRPRYLMGVGFPDDLIEGIRRGVDLFDCVAPTRMGRNGSAFTADGRLNIKRSAFRNDPRPLDEACLCAACTRFSRAYIRHLFVSDEILGLRLLSLHNVHFLLSLARDARAAIACDTMHSWSTEWLARYHANNLVTQ
- the yajC gene encoding preprotein translocase subunit YajC: MTDFFPSIFLLQLPSNTMIGPIFMYGAIFAIFYFILIRPQQKQRKQHEALIRAVKRGDEIATTGGIVGEVIHIRDTVAEGSKSVPSEDRITIKSGESRLVIERGRIARVIRAAGAPAEG
- the def gene encoding peptide deformylase, with the protein product MTILGIRVLGDPVLRQSTEPLIEVTDDTRALISDMFDTMHAAEGIGLAAPQVGRSERVAVMDVDGASYALVNPEIIEREGSARGEEGCLSIPEVFGEVDRATRVVVRALDENGQQIEVEATELLARCIQHEVDHLDGKLFLDYLSVLKRRSALSRWDRLKNDYPGFIRRVVLERRGPEHSEGEL
- the fmt gene encoding methionyl-tRNA formyltransferase; its protein translation is MRVLFWGTPEFAAVPLRTLIGEGFDVIGVVTREDKPQGRSRVLTAPPVKQIAIDERIPCFQPATPKDSEFLDTVSVMQPDISVVVAYGHILPQKVIDLPALGTLNIHASLLPALRGAAPIQAAIRQGFTETGITIMRMVPALDAGPVILQASVPVLDDETYGELQLRLAELGAVAMIEALALISIGEAKDAPQDDAMATYARKVTRDDARIDWSMHASDAARVIRAFDPRPGAFTSVNQTDVKMFGPRSVNPGVRDQEQSTPGTVLSTDDGLVIACGSGALRIEEVQPAGRSRMSFTQWSRGRGVAVGDRCGN